In one window of Prevotella fusca JCM 17724 DNA:
- a CDS encoding S-adenosylmethionine:tRNA ribosyltransferase-isomerase, producing MKLSQFKFNLPKEQVALYPHSSERVLTRTDGSTQTFTVTRRDEGRLMVLHRKSGKIEMFKGEVNGEPKEEDYIRFKDVFNYFDEGDAFIFNDTKVFPARLYGTKEKTDAKIEVFLLRELNQEMRLWDVLVEPARKIRIGNKLFFDESGTMVAEVIDNTTSRGRTLRFLYDCPHDEFKRELFALGEAPLPRYIIDNRPKEEGEEFAHATADDMEHFQSVFAKNEGAVSAPGTNIHFSEHMMKMMDIRGIKKAFITLHCGLGNFHDIEVEDLTKHKMDSEEMHINADACRIANGAKQAGHRLCAVGASVVKATETAVGTDGMLKEYDGWTNEFIFPPYNFGFADSMLVNFYHPYSTLLMETAAFGGYDLVMEAYDKAVENGYMFGCFGDSLLILND from the coding sequence ATGAAGCTTTCACAGTTTAAATTCAACCTCCCGAAAGAGCAGGTAGCCCTGTATCCACATTCATCTGAGCGTGTGCTCACACGTACTGATGGCAGCACACAGACCTTCACCGTAACACGTCGTGACGAAGGTAGGCTGATGGTGCTGCACCGTAAGTCTGGAAAGATTGAGATGTTCAAGGGTGAAGTCAACGGTGAACCGAAGGAAGAGGATTACATCCGTTTCAAGGATGTGTTCAACTACTTCGACGAGGGTGACGCCTTTATCTTCAATGATACAAAGGTATTCCCGGCTCGTCTGTACGGAACAAAGGAGAAGACAGACGCCAAGATCGAGGTATTCCTGCTTCGTGAACTGAACCAGGAGATGCGTCTTTGGGACGTATTGGTTGAGCCTGCACGTAAGATTCGTATCGGCAACAAGCTCTTCTTTGATGAGTCTGGAACGATGGTAGCTGAGGTTATAGACAACACCACTTCTCGCGGGCGTACGCTTCGTTTCCTCTACGACTGTCCTCACGATGAGTTCAAGCGTGAATTGTTCGCACTGGGTGAGGCTCCATTGCCACGTTACATCATTGACAACCGCCCGAAGGAAGAAGGTGAAGAGTTTGCCCATGCAACAGCAGATGACATGGAACACTTCCAGTCAGTATTTGCAAAGAACGAGGGAGCAGTCTCTGCACCGGGTACAAACATCCACTTCTCTGAACACATGATGAAGATGATGGATATACGTGGAATCAAAAAAGCATTCATCACCTTGCACTGTGGCTTAGGCAACTTCCATGACATTGAAGTGGAAGACCTGACAAAGCACAAGATGGATTCAGAGGAAATGCACATCAATGCGGATGCCTGCCGCATTGCAAATGGTGCAAAGCAGGCCGGACATCGCCTCTGCGCTGTCGGTGCAAGTGTTGTGAAGGCAACTGAGACAGCTGTGGGCACAGATGGCATGCTGAAGGAATATGATGGGTGGACCAACGAGTTCATCTTCCCTCCTTACAACTTCGGCTTTGCTGACTCTATGCTGGTTAACTTCTATCATCCTTATTCAACATTGCTGATGGAGACAGCAGCCTTCGGTGGCTACGACCTTGTGATGGAAGCATACGATAAGGCTGTGGAGAACGGCTATATGTTTGGCTGCTTCGGTGATTCTCTGTTGATTCTCAACGATTAA
- the typA gene encoding translational GTPase TypA, with the protein MQDIRNIAVIAHVDHGKTTLVDKMMLAGKLFRDGQDNSGEVLDSNDLERERGITILSKNVSINWKGVKINILDTPGHSDFGGEVERVLNMADGCLLLVDAFEGPMPQTRFVLQKALQLGLKPVVVINKVDKPNCRPEEVYEMVFDLMCDLNATEDQLNFPVVYGSAKNGWMSEDWKAQTDNIDYLLDLILETIPAPKQLEGTPQMLITSLDYSSYTGRIAVGRVHRGTLKDGQNITICHRDGTQERTKIKELHTFEGMGHKKTDHVDSGDICAVIGLEKFEIGDTIADFENPEPLPPIAVDEPTMSMLFTINDSPFFGKEGKFCTSRHISDRLSKELEKNLALRVCQMEDSMDKWIVSGRGVLHLSVLIETMRREGYELQVGQPQVIYKEIDGQKCEPIEELTINVPTDFSSKMIDMVTRRKGDLLGMDAEGDRVNITFEIPSRGIIGLRTNVLTASQGEAIMAHRFKDYQPFKGEIVRRTNGSMIALEAGTAYAYAIDKLQDRGKFFIDAGEEVYGGQVVGEHVHDNDLVINVTKAKQLTNVRASGSDEKARVIPKTEMSLEECLEYIKGNEYVEVTPKNIRMRKITLDHLERKRESKD; encoded by the coding sequence ATGCAAGATATTCGTAACATCGCAGTTATTGCGCACGTTGACCACGGCAAAACAACCTTGGTTGACAAGATGATGCTCGCTGGTAAACTTTTCCGTGACGGACAAGACAACAGCGGAGAGGTTCTCGACTCTAATGATTTGGAGCGTGAACGAGGGATAACAATTCTGAGTAAGAATGTAAGTATCAACTGGAAAGGAGTAAAAATCAATATTCTCGACACACCGGGCCACTCTGACTTCGGTGGTGAGGTTGAGCGTGTACTGAACATGGCAGACGGCTGCCTGCTGCTCGTAGACGCTTTCGAAGGTCCTATGCCGCAGACCCGTTTTGTGCTACAGAAGGCTTTGCAGCTCGGATTGAAGCCCGTTGTTGTCATCAACAAGGTGGACAAACCTAACTGTCGCCCAGAGGAAGTATATGAGATGGTATTCGACCTTATGTGCGACCTCAACGCTACAGAAGACCAGCTGAACTTCCCAGTTGTCTATGGTTCGGCAAAGAACGGCTGGATGAGTGAGGACTGGAAGGCACAGACTGACAACATTGACTACCTGCTCGACCTTATCCTCGAGACGATTCCAGCCCCTAAACAGCTTGAGGGAACGCCACAGATGCTGATTACATCTTTGGATTATTCAAGCTATACAGGACGTATTGCTGTCGGTCGTGTACACCGTGGAACTTTGAAGGATGGGCAGAACATCACCATCTGTCATCGTGACGGAACACAGGAACGCACTAAAATAAAGGAGCTCCACACCTTTGAAGGCATGGGACACAAGAAGACCGACCATGTTGACTCTGGTGACATCTGTGCTGTAATCGGTCTGGAGAAGTTTGAAATCGGTGATACCATTGCCGACTTCGAGAACCCGGAACCATTGCCACCAATCGCTGTGGACGAGCCTACGATGAGCATGCTCTTCACCATCAACGACTCTCCTTTCTTCGGAAAGGAAGGAAAGTTCTGCACTTCCCGCCATATCAGCGACCGCCTGAGCAAGGAACTTGAGAAGAACCTTGCACTGCGTGTCTGCCAGATGGAGGACTCAATGGACAAGTGGATTGTCAGTGGTCGTGGTGTGCTCCACCTCTCCGTCCTCATCGAGACAATGCGCCGTGAGGGCTATGAACTGCAGGTGGGACAGCCACAGGTTATCTATAAGGAGATTGACGGTCAGAAGTGCGAACCTATCGAGGAGTTGACAATCAATGTACCGACAGACTTCTCAAGCAAGATGATTGACATGGTGACCCGTCGCAAGGGCGACCTGCTCGGCATGGATGCAGAGGGCGACCGTGTGAATATCACGTTTGAAATCCCGTCACGTGGCATCATCGGCTTGCGTACCAACGTACTGACAGCCAGCCAGGGAGAGGCAATCATGGCACACCGTTTCAAGGATTATCAGCCATTCAAGGGCGAAATTGTACGCCGCACCAATGGTTCAATGATTGCCCTGGAAGCTGGTACAGCCTACGCATACGCCATCGACAAGCTGCAGGACCGTGGTAAGTTCTTCATTGATGCAGGTGAGGAAGTCTATGGCGGACAGGTTGTGGGCGAGCACGTTCACGACAACGACCTTGTTATCAACGTTACCAAGGCAAAGCAGCTGACTAATGTTCGTGCATCCGGCTCTGACGAAAAGGCACGCGTCATCCCTAAGACTGAGATGAGTCTTGAGGAATGTCTCGAGTATATTAAGGGCAACGAATATGTTGAGGTAACACCGAAGAATATCCGTATGCGCAAGATTACACTTGACCACTTGGAGCGCAAGCGTGAAAGCAAGGATTAA
- the folK gene encoding 2-amino-4-hydroxy-6-hydroxymethyldihydropteridine diphosphokinase: MHTVYLALGTNLGNRKAIMRETIEQIEKKIGTVLRQSSFHETEPWGFKSPNLFLNACVSVSTALAPRQLLEATQAIEREMGRVDKSVNAQYTDRIIDIDILLYDDLNVNEPDLAIPHPLMEKREFVMIPLKEIRE; encoded by the coding sequence ATGCATACAGTTTACTTAGCTCTCGGCACGAACCTTGGTAACAGAAAGGCAATCATGCGTGAGACGATAGAACAAATAGAGAAAAAGATTGGCACAGTCCTGCGCCAATCTTCTTTTCATGAGACAGAACCTTGGGGGTTTAAGAGCCCCAACCTCTTCCTCAATGCCTGCGTATCAGTATCAACGGCTCTTGCTCCCCGACAATTACTGGAGGCAACACAAGCTATAGAACGTGAAATGGGAAGAGTTGACAAATCAGTCAATGCACAATATACTGACCGCATCATTGATATTGACATACTGCTTTATGATGACCTGAACGTCAATGAACCTGACCTTGCCATTCCCCACCCTTTAATGGAGAAACGTGAGTTTGTCATGATACCATTAAAGGAAATCAGAGAATAA
- a CDS encoding DUF3098 domain-containing protein has translation MDKRNLAFGKTNFILLAIGIAVVIIGFILMSGGTSTETVFDPSIFSARHIKVAPVVTFIGFISIIGAILYKPKDTKEVEA, from the coding sequence ATGGACAAAAGAAATTTAGCTTTTGGTAAGACCAACTTTATCTTGTTGGCTATAGGTATTGCCGTTGTCATCATCGGCTTCATTCTTATGAGCGGTGGAACATCTACCGAGACAGTGTTCGACCCGAGCATCTTCAGTGCACGCCACATCAAGGTTGCACCAGTTGTCACTTTCATTGGTTTTATCTCAATCATCGGTGCCATTCTCTATAAACCGAAGGATACTAAAGAAGTGGAGGCATAA
- the truB gene encoding tRNA pseudouridine(55) synthase TruB translates to MNFKEGVIIPIDKPYGITSFKALAHVRYLCTQANDGKVKIGHAGTLDPLATGVLILATGKMTKQIEILQTHTKEYTATLQLGATTPSYDMEHEVNETFPTEHITRELIDQTLPQFVGDIEQIPPTYSAVKVDGKRAFDYRRKGKDVTLKPKNIHIDEIEVLDFDAEKMQLSIRVVCGKGTYIRALARDLGRAVNSGAYLTALRRTRVGDVRVENCVNYDQFEAWLQQQTIEK, encoded by the coding sequence ATGAATTTCAAAGAAGGAGTAATCATCCCTATCGATAAGCCCTACGGAATTACCAGTTTCAAGGCATTGGCACACGTGCGATACCTTTGTACACAGGCAAATGACGGAAAAGTGAAGATTGGTCATGCAGGTACATTAGACCCATTGGCAACAGGAGTGCTCATCCTTGCTACGGGTAAAATGACCAAGCAGATTGAAATATTGCAGACACATACGAAGGAATATACCGCAACACTTCAGCTTGGAGCAACTACACCGAGTTATGATATGGAGCATGAAGTGAACGAAACATTCCCGACAGAACATATCACACGGGAACTGATAGACCAAACCTTACCACAGTTTGTGGGTGATATTGAGCAGATTCCGCCAACTTACAGTGCGGTAAAGGTTGATGGAAAACGTGCCTTCGACTATCGTAGGAAGGGAAAGGACGTGACACTGAAGCCCAAGAACATCCACATTGACGAGATAGAAGTATTAGACTTCGATGCGGAGAAGATGCAGCTGTCAATCCGTGTGGTCTGCGGTAAAGGAACTTACATACGGGCATTGGCACGCGATCTCGGGCGTGCTGTGAACAGTGGCGCATACCTTACGGCATTGCGCCGCACACGTGTTGGTGACGTACGAGTGGAGAACTGTGTCAACTATGACCAGTTTGAAGCGTGGCTCCAGCAACAGACAATAGAAAAATAA
- a CDS encoding DUF3078 domain-containing protein, with protein MKRNFLITIFLIVCLGAVSQVHHSVSVHKEEQASQDKMQAYMDSLGMAKDSLFTRKMPKNRRGQRLRMSDMRLFMPLTYYGNVAEGLFARDRKENPFLSELMHLYLSRPDLVVGTDRAVQSQQTKLNDIEAPIRHDAKLVEKVVERPVEPKTVPVEVLVMRPNFWTFHGDYALQFLQNYVSGNWYKGGESNYSALASLVMQANYNNKQKVKWENRLELKYGMQSSRSDSLHSFKSTEDLIRFTSKLGLQATRRWYYTVQLIGNTQFTHSYRSNDPKVYSAFAAPLNLNLSVGMDYSVDWMNHRLRGNFHLAPLAYNMKYTRMLELSRRLGIDEGEHFLHDFGSEFTVDLEWKLLELLTWKTRLYGYSTYKRTELEWENTFTFRFNRYISSRVFIYPRFDDGVRRDDHHAFWQLREFASIGFQYSF; from the coding sequence ATGAAACGGAACTTCTTAATCACGATATTTTTGATAGTGTGTTTGGGTGCTGTCTCCCAGGTGCATCATTCGGTGTCTGTTCATAAAGAGGAGCAGGCATCTCAGGATAAGATGCAGGCGTATATGGATTCGCTGGGCATGGCGAAAGACAGTCTTTTTACACGTAAAATGCCAAAGAACCGTCGCGGGCAAAGGTTGCGTATGAGTGATATGCGTCTGTTCATGCCACTGACCTATTATGGCAATGTGGCTGAAGGACTGTTTGCACGGGACAGGAAAGAGAATCCATTTCTTTCAGAACTGATGCACCTTTATCTGTCACGCCCGGACCTTGTTGTGGGTACTGACCGTGCGGTGCAGTCGCAGCAGACAAAACTGAATGATATTGAGGCTCCCATCCGCCATGATGCGAAACTGGTGGAGAAAGTGGTTGAACGTCCCGTAGAACCAAAGACCGTACCAGTCGAGGTACTGGTGATGCGCCCTAACTTCTGGACGTTCCATGGTGATTACGCCTTGCAGTTCCTACAGAATTATGTGTCGGGAAACTGGTATAAAGGTGGTGAGAGCAACTATTCGGCACTGGCATCACTGGTGATGCAGGCAAATTACAATAACAAGCAGAAGGTGAAGTGGGAGAATCGTCTGGAACTGAAGTATGGTATGCAGAGCAGCCGTTCTGACTCGCTGCATAGCTTCAAGAGTACAGAGGACTTGATTCGTTTTACCTCAAAGTTGGGCTTGCAGGCAACGAGGCGTTGGTATTATACTGTGCAATTGATAGGAAACACGCAGTTCACCCATTCTTATCGCTCAAATGACCCGAAGGTGTATTCTGCTTTTGCCGCACCATTGAACTTGAATCTCTCTGTCGGTATGGACTACTCTGTCGACTGGATGAATCACCGGCTGAGAGGTAACTTCCATCTGGCGCCATTGGCTTATAACATGAAGTACACCCGGATGCTGGAGCTGTCCCGCCGTTTGGGTATAGATGAGGGTGAGCACTTCCTGCATGACTTCGGTTCCGAGTTCACGGTTGATTTGGAATGGAAGCTGTTGGAACTGCTGACATGGAAGACACGTCTTTACGGCTATTCCACCTATAAGCGTACGGAGTTGGAGTGGGAGAACACGTTTACCTTCCGTTTCAACCGTTACATTTCAAGCCGTGTGTTTATCTATCCTCGCTTTGATGACGGTGTGCGTCGTGACGACCATCATGCCTTCTGGCAGTTGAGGGAGTTTGCGTCGATAGGATTCCAGTATAGTTTTTAG
- a CDS encoding cell division protein FtsX, whose protein sequence is MAKKRNKARSHHSLQVVTLCISTAMVLMLIGMVVLTGFISRNLSSYVKENLTITMILQPDMNTEESTALCQRVRTLHYISSLNFVSKEQALKEGTRELGANPAEFAGENPFTGEIEVQLKANYANNDSIRNIVKELRTYRGVSDITYPQSLVESVNHTLGKISLVLLVIAVLLTIVSFALINNTIRLSIYARRFSIHTMKLVGASWSFIRAPFLRRAVLEGLVSALLAIAVLGIGMCFLYDYEPDITKVLSWEALVITAVVMLAFGVIIATFCSWLSVNKFLRMKAGDLYKI, encoded by the coding sequence ATGGCAAAAAAAAGAAACAAAGCCCGCAGTCATCACAGTCTGCAGGTTGTTACATTATGTATCAGTACGGCAATGGTGCTGATGCTGATTGGTATGGTTGTCCTTACAGGCTTCATCAGTCGCAATCTTAGTTCCTATGTAAAGGAGAATCTGACGATTACAATGATTCTCCAGCCCGATATGAATACGGAAGAAAGTACGGCACTCTGTCAGCGTGTGCGCACGTTACATTACATCAGCAGCCTGAACTTCGTAAGCAAGGAACAGGCTTTGAAGGAAGGAACACGTGAACTGGGAGCTAATCCTGCCGAGTTTGCCGGCGAGAACCCATTTACGGGTGAGATTGAAGTACAGCTGAAAGCCAACTATGCCAACAATGATTCTATACGGAATATTGTCAAAGAACTGCGCACCTATCGTGGCGTAAGCGACATCACTTACCCTCAGAGTCTGGTCGAGAGCGTGAACCACACGCTGGGCAAAATCAGTCTGGTACTGCTGGTAATTGCCGTTCTGCTCACCATCGTATCTTTCGCCTTGATCAACAACACCATCCGACTGAGCATTTATGCACGTCGCTTCTCAATCCATACGATGAAACTCGTCGGTGCATCATGGAGTTTCATCCGTGCGCCGTTCCTACGCCGTGCTGTTCTGGAAGGACTTGTCTCTGCCCTGCTGGCCATCGCCGTTCTGGGCATCGGAATGTGTTTCCTATATGATTATGAGCCAGACATCACAAAGGTGTTGTCATGGGAAGCGCTGGTTATCACGGCGGTTGTCATGCTGGCATTCGGTGTGATTATTGCCACCTTCTGTTCATGGCTGTCGGTAAACAAATTCCTGCGTATGAAGGCGGGCGACCTGTATAAGATATAA
- a CDS encoding undecaprenyl-diphosphate phosphatase, protein MTLLQTIIISIVEGLTEFLPVSSTGHMIITQNLLGVPQGDEFVHAFTFIIQFGAILSVVCLYWKRFFHIDHPPVPADEKSTFKRIIHPVRFYWLLFVGVLPAVVIGLAAKKSGLLDWLLDSVWVVAIMLVVGGVFMLFCDKIFNKGKEENLVTEKRAFSIGLFQCLSVIPGTSRSMATIVGGMANGLTRRRAAEFSFFLAVPTMAGATLLDLLDLLKADGSWASAHNLTMLAVGCVVSFIVALLAMKWFVNFLAKYGFKWFGWYRIIIGIIIIVMLLFDVPLNMVD, encoded by the coding sequence ATGACACTTCTACAAACCATTATCATCTCTATCGTTGAAGGACTGACAGAGTTCCTTCCCGTATCATCTACCGGTCACATGATTATCACGCAGAATCTTCTGGGTGTACCGCAAGGTGACGAGTTCGTACATGCTTTTACATTTATTATTCAGTTTGGCGCCATCCTCTCCGTGGTATGTCTGTATTGGAAGCGATTCTTCCATATTGACCACCCCCCCGTACCTGCTGATGAAAAAAGTACGTTCAAGAGGATTATTCATCCTGTGCGCTTCTACTGGCTGCTCTTCGTAGGAGTATTGCCAGCCGTAGTCATTGGCTTGGCTGCCAAGAAAAGCGGACTGCTTGACTGGCTGCTTGACTCTGTTTGGGTTGTAGCAATCATGCTTGTTGTGGGTGGAGTGTTCATGCTCTTCTGTGATAAAATATTCAATAAGGGAAAAGAAGAGAATCTGGTAACAGAAAAGCGTGCTTTCAGCATTGGTCTTTTCCAGTGTTTATCAGTTATTCCTGGCACGAGCCGTTCTATGGCAACCATCGTAGGTGGTATGGCTAACGGGCTTACACGCAGACGTGCAGCAGAATTCTCTTTCTTCCTTGCAGTACCGACAATGGCTGGTGCCACGTTGTTAGACCTGCTTGACCTACTGAAAGCTGACGGCTCATGGGCCTCTGCTCATAACCTGACAATGCTTGCCGTGGGCTGTGTCGTCTCATTCATCGTCGCATTGCTGGCAATGAAATGGTTTGTGAACTTCCTTGCCAAATATGGTTTCAAGTGGTTCGGTTGGTATCGTATCATCATCGGTATCATCATCATTGTGATGCTGCTCTTCGATGTACCACTGAATATGGTTGACTAA
- a CDS encoding porin family protein has product MKRIVVLVLLVASTLAVMAQSKSGAWSVTPHVGVSRSSMTGSVASYELADGELEKIKPHSLLGFVGGVDVMYKASDIVGISAGVSFVQAGCKYKDEERKGEAVHDRYMRMNYIAVPVLAHSYLAPRFSINAGIEPTFLLKANNHEEHQTYDVDADGKKSNFQEFELDYDVKNAFRKFGLSIPIGVSYEYENVVLGALYHVGVFNVSKFGDSSRNSILEVSVGYKFNL; this is encoded by the coding sequence ATGAAACGAATAGTAGTTCTTGTATTGTTGGTTGCATCAACATTGGCAGTAATGGCACAGAGCAAGTCGGGTGCATGGTCAGTGACACCGCATGTCGGAGTGTCAAGGTCTTCCATGACGGGTAGTGTTGCAAGTTATGAACTGGCTGATGGAGAGCTGGAGAAGATAAAGCCACATTCGTTGTTAGGCTTTGTAGGCGGAGTAGATGTGATGTATAAGGCTTCAGATATTGTTGGAATTTCTGCTGGTGTGTCGTTTGTACAGGCAGGTTGTAAATATAAGGATGAAGAAAGAAAGGGTGAAGCTGTTCATGACCGTTATATGCGAATGAACTATATTGCAGTGCCGGTCTTGGCTCATAGTTATCTGGCGCCGAGATTTTCAATCAATGCTGGTATAGAACCAACCTTCTTGTTAAAAGCCAATAATCATGAAGAACATCAAACGTATGATGTGGATGCAGATGGGAAGAAATCAAACTTTCAAGAGTTTGAACTCGATTATGATGTGAAAAACGCATTTCGTAAGTTCGGACTGTCAATACCTATTGGTGTCAGTTATGAGTACGAGAATGTCGTGTTAGGTGCGCTGTACCATGTGGGCGTCTTCAATGTTTCCAAGTTCGGCGATTCATCCCGAAACAGCATACTTGAGGTGTCTGTGGGCTATAAGTTTAACCTTTAA
- a CDS encoding radical SAM protein yields the protein MSTIIYPSPIFGPIHSRRLGISLGINLMPSDGKICTFDCIYCECGFNKDHRTKTPHPSRERVAEALEAKLKEMQKDNIHPDVLTFAGNGEPTSHPHFAEIIDDTIRLRNKYCPEAKISVLSNSTFIHRPKIHEALSKVDNNILKLDTINADYINKVDRPTQPSYNVNRIIADIKAFNGQAIVQTMFLKGTTEDGLDVDNTSETFVAPWLEAVKEIGPREVMIYTIDRETPDQHLKKATREELDAIRDRVIALGIPCTASY from the coding sequence ATGAGTACGATAATCTATCCTTCTCCTATCTTCGGTCCCATTCACAGCCGCCGCTTAGGCATATCATTAGGAATCAACCTCATGCCGTCAGACGGTAAGATATGCACCTTTGACTGCATATACTGCGAATGTGGATTCAATAAAGACCATCGCACAAAGACGCCCCATCCAAGCCGTGAACGTGTTGCGGAGGCTTTGGAAGCCAAACTGAAAGAAATGCAGAAGGATAACATTCATCCCGATGTGCTGACGTTTGCGGGGAATGGAGAACCAACCTCACATCCTCACTTTGCTGAAATCATTGATGATACCATCCGCCTTCGCAACAAGTATTGCCCGGAGGCTAAGATTTCCGTTCTCAGTAACTCTACGTTCATCCACCGCCCGAAGATTCACGAGGCGTTATCAAAGGTGGATAACAATATACTGAAACTTGATACCATCAATGCCGACTACATCAACAAGGTAGACCGTCCCACACAGCCTTCATATAACGTGAACCGCATTATTGCTGATATCAAGGCTTTCAATGGGCAGGCCATTGTCCAGACAATGTTTCTGAAGGGGACAACTGAAGATGGCTTGGATGTTGACAATACGTCTGAAACCTTTGTTGCACCGTGGCTTGAGGCTGTCAAAGAGATAGGCCCACGTGAGGTGATGATTTACACCATCGACCGTGAGACTCCTGACCAGCATCTGAAAAAGGCAACACGTGAAGAGCTGGATGCCATCCGTGACCGTGTCATAGCATTAGGTATTCCCTGCACCGCATCGTATTAA
- the rpsO gene encoding 30S ribosomal protein S15 yields MYLDKAKKEEIFSQYGKAQNTTDTGSAESQIALFSYRIKHLTEHVKKNRKDYVTTRSLTRLVGKRRALLDYLYDRDVTRYRAIIKALGLRK; encoded by the coding sequence ATGTATTTAGACAAGGCAAAGAAGGAAGAGATCTTCTCACAGTACGGTAAAGCACAGAACACAACTGATACAGGTTCAGCTGAGAGCCAGATTGCTCTTTTCTCTTATCGTATCAAGCACTTGACCGAGCACGTAAAGAAGAACCGCAAGGACTATGTTACTACTCGCTCATTGACACGCCTCGTAGGTAAGCGTCGTGCATTGCTCGATTACCTCTACGACCGTGACGTAACACGTTATCGTGCTATTATCAAGGCTTTGGGTCTCCGCAAGTAA